TCGAAGCCGTCGCCGACCTCGACGCCCTTGATGGCCTGGATGCCCATGAGGGCGGAGGCGAGCCGCGCGTCGAGGCGGCGGTCCCAGTGGACGTGCGAGCCGAGGCCGACGGGCACGCCGTACGCGAGGACCTCGACGACGCCGCCGAGGGTGTCGCCGTCCTTGTGGGCCTGGTCGATCTCCGCGACCATCGCCTTCGACGCGTCGGCGTCCAGGCAGCGGACCGGGTCGGCGTCGAGCCGCTCGACGTCGCCGGGGACCGGGTAGACGCCGTACGGGGCCTTGGCGGAGGCCAGCTCGACCACGTGGCTGACGATCTCGATGCCCGCGGCCTCCTTGAGGAAGGACCGGGCGACGGCGCCGAGGGCGACGCGGGCGGCGGTCTCGCGGGCGCTGGCGCGCTCCAGGATCGGCCGGGCCTCGTCGAAGCCGTACTTCTGCATGCCGGCCAGGTCGGCGTGGCCGGGGCGGGGCCGGGTGAGCGGCGCGTTCCGGCCGGTCTCCTTCAGCTCCGAGGGGTCGACCGGGTCGGCCGACATGACCTTCTCCCACTTGGGCCACTCGGTGTTGCCGACCATCACGGCGATCGGCGACCCGAGGGAGAGCCCGTGCCGGACGCCGCCGAGGAAGGTGACCTCGTCCTGCTCGAACTTCATCCGGGCGCCGCGCCCATAGCCGAGGCGCCGCCGCGCGAGGTGGTCCGCCACCAGCTCAGTGGTGACCGGGACGCCGGCGGGAAGACCCTCCAGCGTCGCGACCAGCGCGGGTCCGTGGGATTCCCCAGCGGTCAGCCAACGCAACCTGCTCAACGATGCTCCTCATGCTCGCCTGGGCACTGCGACGACAGGCCCGGACGCGCGGCCCGGACCCGCCACCCCCCGATCCTCCCACGTCCGGGGCGTGAGCCCGGCCTCCGGTCCAGCTATCGGACGCGCGCCTCGTCCTCGTGGACGGCGTCGGCGCCCGGGGGCGCGTCGGTGCCCCGTCTCCGCAGCCAGCCGACGAAGCCGTACACGACGGTCAGGCCGAAGAGCGCGAGCACGGTGTACCGCGCCCACGCCGGCAGTGAGCTGAGGAATCCCACGTACAGAAAGCGCAAGGCGTCGAAGGCGAGATCCGCCTTCGACGCGAGCGTGACGTCCCCGTCCATCCCCGTTCCCCCCGGGTGTCATGGCACCCCGGGCGGCCGCGCGGGGTCAGCGCGCGGCGAGGGCGGCCTCGCCGGCGGCGCGCATGGCGGCCAGCGGGGCCTTCGGGGTGCCCGTCATCTGTTCGACCTGGAGCACCGCCTGGTGGACCAGGAGGTCCAAGCCGCCGATGATCTTACCGCCGCGCTCGGACCAGGCGGCGGCCAGCGTGGTGGGCCAGGGGTCGTAGAGCACGTCGAAGAGGGCACCGGGGCGATCCGGGACCACGGTCGCCAGGGTGTCCGTCGTCCCGGCCGGGGTCGTCGCGATCACCAGCGGGGCCGCGAAGGCGTCCGCCGCGTCGTCCCAGGCGGCGGTGCGGACGTCCACGCCGAGCCGGTCCCCCCAGCCGCGCATCTCCTCCGCCCGGGCCTCGCTGCGGACGTACGCCGTGACGGGGCCCGCGCAGACCCGGGCCAGCGCGGCGAGCGCGGAGGACGCGGTGGCGCCCGCGCCGAGGATCGCCGCGGACTCCACCTTCTCGACGCCCCGCTCGCGCAGGGCGGCGATCATGCCGGGGATGTCGGTGTTGTCGCCGACCCGGCGGCCGTCCTCGCGGAAGACCACCGTGTTCACCGCCTCCACGGCGGCCGCCGTGGCGCTGACCTCGTCCAGCAGCGGGATGATCGCCCGCTTGAGCGGCATGGTCAGCGACAGGCCTGCCCACGAGCCGTCCAGCTCCGCGACGAAGCCCGGCAGCGCCGCCTCGTCGACCTCGAAGCGTTCGTAGGACCAGTCGTCCAGGCCCAGCTCCGCGTACGCGGCCCGGTGCAGGACCGGGGAGAGCGAGTGGGCGATCGGCGAACCGAGGACGGCGGCGCGGTGCTGCGTGCTCACTGGCCCGAACTCTCCCGTTCCTTCTCGTACTGCGCCACGTTCGCGTTGTGCTCATCGAGCGTCTTCGAGAAGACGGTCTTGTTCTCGTTGATCGACACGAAGTAGTACCACGGACCGTCGGCGGGACTGATGGCCGAGTTCAGCGCCTCGATGCCGGGGTTGCTGATGGGGCCGGGAACGAGGCCCTTCACGTCGTACGCGTAGGTGTTGTAGGGGTCCACGATCTTGCGCATCTCCTCGACGGTGCCGACGTCGAGGGTGCTCTTGCCGCGGAGGTAGTTCACCGTCGAGTCGAACTCCAGCCGGCCCGCCGTCTCCGCGTTGTCCGGCTGGAGGCGGTTGTAGACCACCCGCGCGACCTTGTCGAAGTCGTGCTTGTACTTGCCTTCGACCTGCACGAGGCTCGCGACCGTCAGCAGCTCCCACGGTCCCTTCAGACCGTGCGCCGACGCCTTCCCCTCGAGGTCCAGCTTCTGGTACTCCGCGTTGGCGCGGTTCACCATCTTCCGGAGGGCCTCCTCGGGCTTCGTGCCCTTGCTGACCGGGTAGCTCGCCGGGAAGAGGAAGCCTTCCAACGGGTCCTTGACGTTCTTGTGGTTCTGGGCCCAGTCGGGCAGGCCCAGGGAGTCGGCCTTCTCGAAGGCGATCTCCTTCGTGGTGCCGGGCTTGAGGTCGAGGCGGGTGTCCAGCTGCTCGTAGACCCAGGCGTTGCGCTTGCCCTCGGGGATGATCAGGTTGGCCTGGCTCGCCGGGTCCAGCATCAGCGCGACCGCGCTCTCCGCGGACATCTCCTTCTTGAGCGTGTAGGCGCCGGCCTGGATCGAGTTGCCCTTGGCGTTCTTCTGCTGCGCCGCCACGAAGGCGTCGACGCTCTTCACGACACCGGCCTGTTTGAGGATGTTGCCGATCTCGTTGCCGAACGCGCCCTTGGGGATCTCGACCTGGACCTCGCCGGTGCCGGTGCCCGCGTAGTCGGGCGCCTCGCCGAACTGGCCCTGCCAGAACTGGTAGCCGAAGTAGCCGATGCCGCCGACGCCGCCGACGAGGACCGCGGCCACGACGAGGCAGGCGACGCCGTTCTTGCCCTTGCGCTTCTTCTCCTTGCCGCGGCGCTCGCGCTCGCGGTCGTCGCCGCGTCCGCCCCGGCCCCGGCGCGAGGACGGTTCCTCGTCCTCGTAGCCGTCCTCGTCGTCGTCGCCCGTGAAGAAGGGGTGCGACTCCTCCGGCTCCCGGGCCTCCCGGGGCGCCTGCCGCACGGGCTCGGGCTCCGGCTCGGGCTCCCAGTCGACGACCG
The Streptomyces roseofulvus genome window above contains:
- the aroC gene encoding chorismate synthase yields the protein MSRLRWLTAGESHGPALVATLEGLPAGVPVTTELVADHLARRRLGYGRGARMKFEQDEVTFLGGVRHGLSLGSPIAVMVGNTEWPKWEKVMSADPVDPSELKETGRNAPLTRPRPGHADLAGMQKYGFDEARPILERASARETAARVALGAVARSFLKEAAGIEIVSHVVELASAKAPYGVYPVPGDVERLDADPVRCLDADASKAMVAEIDQAHKDGDTLGGVVEVLAYGVPVGLGSHVHWDRRLDARLASALMGIQAIKGVEVGDGFDLARVPGSQAHDEIVQTEDGIKRTSGRSGGTEGGLTTGELLRVRAAMKPIATVPRALATVDVATGEAAAAHHQRSDVCAVPAAGIVAEAMVALVLADAVVEKFGGDSVPETRRNVQGYLDNLRIR
- a CDS encoding shikimate dehydrogenase; amino-acid sequence: MSTQHRAAVLGSPIAHSLSPVLHRAAYAELGLDDWSYERFEVDEAALPGFVAELDGSWAGLSLTMPLKRAIIPLLDEVSATAAAVEAVNTVVFREDGRRVGDNTDIPGMIAALRERGVEKVESAAILGAGATASSALAALARVCAGPVTAYVRSEARAEEMRGWGDRLGVDVRTAAWDDAADAFAAPLVIATTPAGTTDTLATVVPDRPGALFDVLYDPWPTTLAAAWSERGGKIIGGLDLLVHQAVLQVEQMTGTPKAPLAAMRAAGEAALAAR
- the mltG gene encoding endolytic transglycosylase MltG; this translates as MTEYGRGQGPEPWHPTDPLYGDQGWEGQQQYQQQPQQATPYAQGGQGYQDPYAQQGYGTDPYQQQAAYQQQYPQQGYVDPHAQVYGDQGQAQAYEQTGWNQGYDTPGQHGQAYDGTWETGQAAMAYNAPPADPYGGQQPDLYGTPEAYPPPQPPGRRQQPPQPVVDWEPEPEPEPVRQAPREAREPEESHPFFTGDDDEDGYEDEEPSSRRGRGGRGDDRERERRGKEKKRKGKNGVACLVVAAVLVGGVGGIGYFGYQFWQGQFGEAPDYAGTGTGEVQVEIPKGAFGNEIGNILKQAGVVKSVDAFVAAQQKNAKGNSIQAGAYTLKKEMSAESAVALMLDPASQANLIIPEGKRNAWVYEQLDTRLDLKPGTTKEIAFEKADSLGLPDWAQNHKNVKDPLEGFLFPASYPVSKGTKPEEALRKMVNRANAEYQKLDLEGKASAHGLKGPWELLTVASLVQVEGKYKHDFDKVARVVYNRLQPDNAETAGRLEFDSTVNYLRGKSTLDVGTVEEMRKIVDPYNTYAYDVKGLVPGPISNPGIEALNSAISPADGPWYYFVSINENKTVFSKTLDEHNANVAQYEKERESSGQ